AAACGGTTTTTTAGTAGATGTAAAAGATGTGGACGGGATGGTTTCCTGTTTAGATAAATTACTATCGAATCAAAGACTGCGGTTAGAAATGGGGCAGAGAGGAAAGCAGCTGCTTATGGAGAACTATTCAATAACCCGGTTGGTAAAAAGTTACAGATTATTAATTGAAGGAGGCCGGTTATGAGAATTATTGTGCTGGGTACCCGTGGGATCCCCAATATACCAGGTGGTGTGGAAACGCATTGCGAGGAATTATATCCCGTTCTGGTAAGAGACTTTAAGCACGAGATTACTGTGGTCGGACGCTCCGGCTATGTTCGCAACGGAACCGGTACCCTGTTCCGGGGGGTGCGGCTAAAGCAGATCTACGCCCCCAGAAGTAAGGCTTTTGAGGCCATTGTGCATTCCGTGCTGGCTGTATTTTATGCCGCGGTGAAACGACCCGATTTGATCCATGTTCATGCTGTTGGACCCGCGCTGGTTGTTCCGATCGCCCGCTTGCTGGGGCTTAAGGTGGTAATGACGCACCATGGTCCCGATTATGAACGAAAGAAATGGGGGCGGATGGCGCGGCTTTTTTTAAAGGTGGGAGAACGGGTGGGGGTTGGTTGTTCCAATGAAGTGGTGGTAATATCAGAGGCGATCGGGGAAAGTGTGGTAAAAAAATATGGACGCAGGAATGTTGTGCGGATTCCGAATGGTGTATCCGTTAAAGGGCGGCCGCTCTTTAAGCCTGAAGTGCTGCAGCAATTCGCCTTGCAGCGGAAACAGTATATTTTTACATTGGGACGTTTTGTGCCAGAGAAAGGATTCGATTACCTCATTAGAGCGTTTATGGAATCGGGGCTTTCCGATCGGTTCCGGTTGGTGATAGCCGGCGATGCAGACCATGCATCAGCCTATTCTGAAACATTAAAAGCACAGGCAAGGCAGGCCGGCGTATTGTTGCCGGGGTTTCTTAAGGGAGCAGAGCTGGCGCAGTTGTTTTCCTGCTGTGCTTTGTTTGTGTTGCCTTCCTTTTATGAAGGCCTGCCGATTGCCCTGCTGGAAGCGATGGCCTATCAGCTGCCCATTATTGCATCCGATATCCCCGCCAATACACAGGTGCACCTGGATCCTGAAAATTATTTTCCGGCTGGTGATGTCCGGGCATTGTCGGAAAAACTGCGGCAATTTGCGGACAATGGGAAGATAAACAACCCTGCCGTTTACGATATGGAGGCCTATGACTGGAAAAATATCGCCCAAAAAACCCATCAGGTATACAACCGTATGGTATAATGGTTAGATTTGCCGCCATATTGTTCTCTCCGCCCGGGATCTGTTCCGGCAATCGGGGAGCGAATAACTGTAATGAACCCGGTGACCGCATGATTGATTCTACCCGGAACTTTGATGTAAGCAGCGGGGCAATGATCATTTTTTAAGTGTATATAGTATATGGAAAAAATTCTGATTACGGGAGGAGCCGGCTTTATAGGATCCAACCTTACTGCCTATTTCCTTGAAAAAGGATATAAGGTAGTGGTCCTGGACAATTTTTCTACCGGGTACAGACATAATATTGAACCTTATTTCGGCCAAGCCCATTTTGAGCTCATAGAAGGCGATATCCGTAGCCCGGAGGATTGCCAGAGGGCGGTGAAGGGGGTGGATTATGTGTTGCACCAGGCAGCGCTGGGATCTGTTCCGCGTTCTATAAAGGACCCGATTACTTCAAACGCAGTAAATATTTCGGGGTTCTTAAATATGCTCGTAGCGGCCCGGGATGCAGGCGTAAAACGCTTTGTATATGCGGCGTCTTCCTCCACTTATGGCGACTCTGAAAGTCTTCCGAAAGTTGAGGATGTGATCGGGAAACCCCTGTCTCCCTATGCCATTACCAAATATGTCAACGAACTGTATGCAGAAATCTTTTCGAGAACTTATGGTATCGAAACGATCGGGCTGCGGTATTTTAATGTGTTTGGCCGCCGCCAGGATCCTAACGGAGCCTATGCCGCTGTGATACCCCTCTTTGTAAAGAAGTTGATGCAGCATGAAAGCCCCGTAATAAACGGCGACGGAAACTTTTCGCGTGATTTTACCTATATCGACAATGTGATCCAGATGAATGAACTGGCGATGTTAACCCGGCGCCCGGAAGCGGTGAATACCGTTTATAATACGGCAGTGGGGGATAGAACCACGTTGAATGACCTGGTGAGATATCTTAAAGAATATTTAAGCGGATATGATGCAGAAATTGCCGGAATTCCTATTATCTACGGACCCAATCGTATGGGCGATATCCCGCACTCTTTAGCTTCAGTGGAAAAAGCAAAAACCCTGCTGGGATACCAGCCTACACATACGATCGATAAGGGTTTAAAAGAGGCCGTTAAATGGTATTGGGAAAATTTAAAATAAGACAACTATAAATATAAAGAGGTATACATGAAAAAAATCGCAGTAATTGGTTTGGGTTATGTTGGGCTGCCACTCGCCCGCTTGTTCGCTACCAGGTACCCGGTGATCGGTTTTGATATCAACCAGAAGCGTATTGATGAGTTGCAGGCTGGGAAGGATTTGACACTGGAAGTAGAAGAGGCGGTGCTGCAAGGGGTTTTAACTCCGAATCATCCGTTCCGCTCGGGCGATAAGGGATTGTATGTATCCAATCAACTGGCTGATATTGAGGATGCCGATTTTTATGTGGTAACAGTGCCTACACCTGTTGATAAGCACAACCGGCCGGATCTGACGCCTCTTTACAAGGCTTCGGAAACCGTGGGCAAGGTGTTGAAGAAAGGGGATATTGTTGTATATGAGTCCACCGTTTATCCTGGTGTTACTGAAGAAGAGTGCATCCCGGTACTGGAGAAAACATCGGGACTGAAATTTAATGAAGATTTTTTTGCCGGATACTCACCGGAGCGAATCAACCCTGGAGATAAAGAGCACACCGTTGAAAAAATTTTGAAAGTAACATCGGGTTCCACGCCTGAAACTGGTCGTGAAGTAGATGCAATCTACAGGTCTGTAATCACTGCAGGTACACATCTTGCGCCAACAATTAAAGTGGCGGAAGCTGCCAAAGTCATTGAGAATTCACAACGGGATATCAACATCGCTTTTGTAAACGAGCTGGCTAAGATCTTTAATATCCTAGGGATTAATACACAGGATGTATTGAAAGCGGCCGGTACCAAATGG
The sequence above is a segment of the Niabella agricola genome. Coding sequences within it:
- a CDS encoding glycosyltransferase family 4 protein, translating into MRIIVLGTRGIPNIPGGVETHCEELYPVLVRDFKHEITVVGRSGYVRNGTGTLFRGVRLKQIYAPRSKAFEAIVHSVLAVFYAAVKRPDLIHVHAVGPALVVPIARLLGLKVVMTHHGPDYERKKWGRMARLFLKVGERVGVGCSNEVVVISEAIGESVVKKYGRRNVVRIPNGVSVKGRPLFKPEVLQQFALQRKQYIFTLGRFVPEKGFDYLIRAFMESGLSDRFRLVIAGDADHASAYSETLKAQARQAGVLLPGFLKGAELAQLFSCCALFVLPSFYEGLPIALLEAMAYQLPIIASDIPANTQVHLDPENYFPAGDVRALSEKLRQFADNGKINNPAVYDMEAYDWKNIAQKTHQVYNRMV
- a CDS encoding SDR family oxidoreductase, with translation MEKILITGGAGFIGSNLTAYFLEKGYKVVVLDNFSTGYRHNIEPYFGQAHFELIEGDIRSPEDCQRAVKGVDYVLHQAALGSVPRSIKDPITSNAVNISGFLNMLVAARDAGVKRFVYAASSSTYGDSESLPKVEDVIGKPLSPYAITKYVNELYAEIFSRTYGIETIGLRYFNVFGRRQDPNGAYAAVIPLFVKKLMQHESPVINGDGNFSRDFTYIDNVIQMNELAMLTRRPEAVNTVYNTAVGDRTTLNDLVRYLKEYLSGYDAEIAGIPIIYGPNRMGDIPHSLASVEKAKTLLGYQPTHTIDKGLKEAVKWYWENLK
- a CDS encoding nucleotide sugar dehydrogenase, translating into MKKIAVIGLGYVGLPLARLFATRYPVIGFDINQKRIDELQAGKDLTLEVEEAVLQGVLTPNHPFRSGDKGLYVSNQLADIEDADFYVVTVPTPVDKHNRPDLTPLYKASETVGKVLKKGDIVVYESTVYPGVTEEECIPVLEKTSGLKFNEDFFAGYSPERINPGDKEHTVEKILKVTSGSTPETGREVDAIYRSVITAGTHLAPTIKVAEAAKVIENSQRDINIAFVNELAKIFNILGINTQDVLKAAGTKWNFLPFKPGLVGGHCIGVDPYYLAQKAQEHGYHPEIILAGRRLNDSMGEYVAAQVVKTMIKKGISVNGAAILMLGITFKENCPDVRNTKIVDVISALKDYGVEVTTFDPKANPSEVLHEYGIESTTSLPETKFDAIVLGVAHNEFLNIDLQGLKKDRAIVYDVKGVLVDCDNKL